GAAGATGAGGGTACTTGTTTTGATGAGAAATCTAGAGAAAAGAACGGTGATGAAAGAAGGGAAAACGCTAGCCCAAGCGGAGATGAGCCATTGGACTTTTCGTTGCCCATGGATcagttgttgaagaagatggcagttagaaagaaaaacaatACTGCGTTGGTTTCGGAGCCTCCCTCGCAGCCAGAAACTGCTGAAGAGATGGAGGAACTAGCGGATATGAGAGATTCTTTGAACCACTTTAAGCATATTCAAACTGCCGATAACGTTACTTTGGGTGGTTTTGCTAATCAATTCATGTCTTCGATGGGAACACAATCCTTGGACGATCTTAATGGAGCTGCAGTCATAGAACCTCTAAAACCCACTGCAACAGGTTCTGCAAACTACCTGTTCCGATCTCAGATGTCTAACAACGTTGATCCGCTAGAAGGACAGCAAGTTTTGGAGCGCCTAAATCCTACTGCAACAGGCTCCGCTAATAGGCTATTTCGCACTCAAATGGAAGCTATGATGATGCCAGGCCACTTGAATTCTGTCAATAGTCAGCAacaccagcaccagcaccagcaacaacaacaacaacaacaacaacaacaacaacaacaacaacaacaacaacaacaacaacaacaacaacaccaccaGCAACACCAGCAGAATTTTGTGCCGTTAAAACCAACGGCAACAGGCTCCGCGAACTACTTGATGAAACAGCAATTCTCACCGCCCATAAACACAACACATCCAGCAACCGTCATTACCACCCCTTCCCTACAAATACAAGATTCAGGACATATAACGGCTCCTTCTTCAATCGGTGGCCCCCCTTCTGAACTTCAGGCCCCCAAGCATTCCCCCCAGAACGCCAATAACATGCTAAACGTCATGAACGGGCCTGTGCCGTGTTACATCTCCCCCCAGAACTCCAACGGGATGCTTAATGTCCCAGATCCGAACTCTGGTAAATATTTCAACCCACCATTCCAATCCCCGGTCTCCCCAAACCTCACTCCTCAACACACGTCCCAGGTACATTACCAGTCTGCCGGTCCGCCGCCGCGTGCAAATCCATACCTCATAGCACATCCCCAGCCCCAGTATTCTCAGGGCTTTGTTCCAAACATTGCCACTCCCCAGCATAACTCCCGCATCTTCTCTGCGGGCCACTATCTCACTCCACAGCAGACCTTCTCACCACCGTCGTTACATTCTCAGAGCCAGCAGCACACAAACCCCCTCTTACAGCCCCACCCTCTTGGCAATTCTACCCCTGCCAACCCACCACCCTCTAGAGACATTCTAGGTGACCTGAGAGCCTTGCAGCAACAGGTAGATAGTATCCATAATGCCTATAACAGGCGATAAACTGCTCATCTCTTACCCCATCTCATTTCTGTTTAACGTATGTAACGACTCTCCTCGTTTCACGTGATAGTGCGTGTTTTTTATAAATCCAGCTTCTAACTGCATGCATATAATACTCTTGTAAACTAGCCACAAAAGACGGTACACACCAGCTGTGCAGTACTTGTCAAGATTCTAATAACCTAAAGTAAGGCAATATCGAATATGTCATCATCTGTGCCATATGATCCATATGTTCCACCAGAAGGAACGAACTCTCAGTCTAAGGCTGCTGTTCTAAAGGCGGTATGTATTTagtaatttttttttggatcATTGCGATCTGTTTTCGAAGTGTTTACTGAGCCATAGCTGATTAACGGAGTTTCCTCGAGGAATAAAGTTTGGTTGGTTATAGTTCTGTTGGTGCATCGATGGACAGGAGATGTGGTTACTAACAGTCTATTTTTTTAGGAAATCGATGATACAGTTGGTATTATGAGAGATAACATCAATAAAGTTGCTGAGCGTGGTGAACGGTTAACTTCTATACAAGACAAAGCGGATAATTTAGCAGTATCTGCTCAAGGTTTTAAGAGGGGAGCTAATAGGGTCAGGAAGCAAATGTGGTGGAAGGACGTTAAGATGTGTATGTGTCTATTTTTGGTGGTTGTAATTCTCCTGGTTGTGATTATTGTCCCAATGGTTGTTCACTTTTCTTAAGTATTTTGAAGGTACCTTTTTGTTAACCATGTTTAAAAAACGTGGATATTTGATATGTTTTGGCTTCTCTTTATTAGATAGGGCTTTAAAATGGTGCCTCTAGTTGCTTCTACAGAAAACATTAAAGTTCCGGTGTGTTTAGGCTGACTGTACTGATCATCAGATGGTTTGTTTTGATGGGTTTGCTTTCCTTGTAAAGCGACCAGTATAAAGGGGAACCGGTTGATTACCAGTCACCCAAACACATTTTATTATATGCGTTATACTCTGCTATACGGGTATGCTCCGTTTATCAAACATCTCTCTGTAAACTactattaaaaaatacccACTCTCTTAACTCAAGAgtctttttttaatatacaaCCAGTGTTCATaacaatatataaattttggatttttatATAAAGAAACGCATACATGGCAAGTCTAATATCATTGACCAAAGACCGGAAGTAAATGGGGGGTAAATGGGGGAAAGGTGGTGTGGTGATGAGGAGAAACTGTCAtagttctttttttaaaaaaaaggcAAAATTATCTTCATTCCAGATCTTGAGCCTGGGACTCCTGTGCGGAAACGTTCTCTGTTATCAATTCCACCACTCTTCTGGAAATAGGCAAATTCAACCAAGCAGGGATATGCGCTTCAATCTTGTTGATTTCTCTTGGCTCTATTTGACTAAATGGATCAGCAAAAGAACCGGTAGCGACAGGTAAGAAGATATCATTACTATGAGGTGCAGATTTACCATCGTTAGAAAGAGCAGATTCTCTCTTAACCCTTTCTGCAACAAAACTTAAAATCTCCTGGGGAATTGGGACTTCATAATCTGCAGCAGAATATTGCGAAAttaatttttgtatttggGCTGGCTTCAACGAGGAACATATTTCccaaataatatttatatccTCCATATTGGCTTTCTTCAATTGCAACAACTTCGAAGCTTGCAGCATGTGTTCTAAACAGTCGCTACCTTCCGGAATATGATGTACTTTGCACCATTCTTCCAATCTTGTCACGTTGTAGTTCAACTGGAGACCACGCTTCCATGACAGGAAATTACGCTTCATAATCAAGTCATTAAAACAAATAGAGTCCACATACTTTAATAAGGACATAATCACCTCGCGGTAGACTTCTGTTTCAACATGATAAGCTTTCATAGACCAATAAATAGTATTGAAGAAAGTGAGAATGTCATCCATTTTATAGCTGCTagaacttgaaaaaatctTGGGCAAAAATGCAGAAGATTCAGGTACGATAAACCCAGGCAACGATTGTGACATAACAACAGCGGAAACTGCCCGCTTCTCTAACTCCTTttgcaacttcttcaaccaAATGTTGTAGATGTTGTAACTCAAGGACTCAAAATCGTCTTTCAAAACGCTGACTAGAGTAACGTAttgtttatattcatcttcatttaaGTCCTTTATGTATGCATTATCATTCAAAATAGAATCATGGGCATATATGGCAAAGGAATAAAGTTCACGAACATTTGTTAACCAGAAAGCACCATTGATTATGACATTATCCCCCTTCAAATTTGTTACCAAGGTTTGAATGGTAGATAGTACTTCTGCAAGGAATCTTTCGCTCTGCTCAGTTAATCCTAACCTCCACATGTCACTCAATATGATGATCAATACTCTTGCAGGATATAAAACCTCTTTCCTGGTTAAGTTGGCAGCAAAACCAGGCTGCGGAATCTTACCACTCTTCAATAAACCTTCTACAATTTCAGTGGTCAACGGCCTATCATCGTTTAATAACTTGTATAGTTCATCGTTGATCTGCGATAGTTGGGACATAATTGATCtcgtttcttcttccaagcCGCCATTGTTAATAGATACCACATTCCACTGCTTTGGAGATCCAGATGTATCCAAACCACTGTAAGAACTAATACGTTTACTTTTAATTGGTGATAGAGTACCGCTAGTTGGTGCATTACGGATGGCAGTGTGCAACCGAGcaatttcttctttcaaTGATGAAACCTCATTAGATAAGTCTGAGTTTTGAGTTGTAGAATCTGCCAAATCCTGTCTGACTTTTGATAGCTCATCAATCTTAGCTTTAACATCAGctttcaattcttcttgtCTCGTCTTCAATTGCTCAATTTCAAGTCTAGCGTCgtcaatttctttcttggcAGCTGCAAGTCTTGAAGAAATTGCATCGTATGCTAGAGTATGGGTATCATTCTGCTCGTCCAAACTTCTGatatgttcttctttttgggCCTTCAATAATTCCTTAAAATGAGCAGATTCATTTAGAGAAGTCTGTAATTCCTTTATGCGAGCATTCAAATCTTTATTTTCCTTAACTTTTGCTGCCAAAGATTCGGTCAATTCGATAACTTTGTTTTCCAACTTGTAAGAAACTTCCTTCAAGTGGTTTACAGATTTTGCTTCCTGTTTCAGAACATCTAACTGTCTCTTTGcaaaccttcttcttaccAAAGACTGTACCACAATTGTACTCTTCTTATAGTGTACATATGATTTTCTTGGTTTAAAAGCTctaatcttcttttgaatcttAATTGCCGACTCTATTTCACGTCTAGCTCTCAATTCTCTGCAAGCCAATTGTCTTCTGAAGAGAGATTGGGTTCTGATAATAGAATTCAATTGTTCCTGTGTCTTGCGATACATTGAAGAGCCTCTTAAGAAAGATTGTAACAAAATAGCTGCCCAGGTCTTAAATTCATGATCAACATGAGCACGTAGAATAATACCCTTTGCAACAGATTGGAATTTTCTGAGTGAACCAGTGATTTCCAAATATCTTCTGCGGTAGTATATAcctttaattttcttttgaatcatAGTAGAAGAGGAATTCAATTTATCGgttctctttttttccaaGTAAGCCAACATACCAGCTTTAAAGAAAATCTTGGTATTACCAAGTTGGTATTTCTCCTTATCAGTAACTGTAGTACCCAAGATGTCCTTGCAAAGTTCgttaatttcttcttcagtgGTTTCAGTTGCAAAGATTTTAGTCCAATGGGTAGATGGAACCAAAAGATGGTACCTAAGAGCGAATTCATTATAAGTCCATCTAGTGGGGAACCCAGCACAAGAGATTCTGATGGTTTCTAAGACACCACATGCTCTCAACTGAGACAACACCATTAGGTTATCAAACTGCCAAGCCTCTTTCGACTCGTTAGGTTTTATGCATCTAATGTAATGAACATTTGTGGAGTTGATAGTGGTCATCAATTCGACTAAAGATTGTTTAAAGAGTGATCCCAAGGTTGGTTTTCTATTGACGACCCTTGCTGATGAActttgtttctttttggctTCCTGCTGATCAGCCAGCTTAGCAGCATTTCTATCAATGGTTTCTAAGATGGCGAGCAAGGTAGAGTTCTTTGAGTTCTTCAAGACTTCCAAATGGCCGTCTGAAACGGTATCTCTATTTTTCTCAATGAAACCCTCAACATCGTAAGTAACGTCAAGCGCGTAATGTGAGACAACGAATTTCGTTTGACCAAATCTCGGTTTAGAAAACACTCGGTTAGTAGGTGGTTTATCTAAAGTTTGGTACAACTTTTGTGTCCAGGTTTCGTCAGAGCCAGCTGGTAATCTtgattcttcatccaatAAAGATAGGATACCcaatttattttcaatcaaatcaaTACAAGGCTGATTGTCATTGAATTCAATGAAAGACCATTTGATTTCCTCTTTAACGTATTCTTCCTGTTCCAATTTAAAGACATGCTGATTAAACTCTTGTTGCAACTTTTCATTTGCATAGTTGATACAGAATTGTTCAaaggaatttttttcaaaatgcTCGAAACCGTAGATATCTAGGACACCAATAAAGGAGTAGATTTCATTAGACACTTCTGGATTACAGAGCACGTTATTTATATTCTGGACCAACCAATCAAATAATGCAGAGTATATGAATTTGGCGACCGAGTCACGAGCAACCACAGCTTGTCCATAATTCAAGTTGGAAACAATCTTTTCAGCCCTCGTgatgatttgttttttagtGATCCATTTTGCAAAGGCAAATGCATCAATTCCTAACAATTCACAAGCAATCTGTAAGCTTTCATCATCGGAGCTTAGTGCGGCATCTGTTCTGGCCTTTTTAATTTCTATGTTACCGATGTGTAACAATGCGGCCAAGATGGTAAACAACTCTTTTTGTGTTTCTTTGGAGATATCAACCAACAAAAGCGCGTCTGTGGTGAGTTTGTACTCCTCCTTGTCATCGATACCAGCAATTTTAGACTCCCCCCCTTGATTCAAGTAGTGGTAATCTTCGATATTTGTTAACTTGAGTTTCATTTTGAGATCTTCAGGCACGCCCGCCAACAACTGGTAAAAGATATGATAGTTTCGTTCTGCTGCCGGCTGAAACACCAACCGAGACCTTTCTAAAAGATATGTTCTGATGCGAGCACCAATAATGGAAGTATCCTTATCGAATAGGATCTCCAGGTACTTTCCAAATCTTGAAGAGTTATCATTCCTAGTAGTCTTTGCATTCCCAAAGGCTTCCATAATTGGATTTGTGGctaaaatcttcttctctgTCTCGGACATTTCAATTGGGTTGAGCGATCCTCCGCTCCCCACCAAGTTACTTTGCTCTACAGTAGCAAAATAACGCATAAT
This Eremothecium cymbalariae DBVPG#7215 chromosome 5, complete sequence DNA region includes the following protein-coding sequences:
- a CDS encoding myosin family protein (similar to Ashbya gossypii ADR354W) produces the protein MSYEVGTRCWYPNKDQGWIGGEISKNKRVGDKYHLDLTLENGEVVEIITSSIEEGSSEDLPLLRNPPILEATEDLTSLSYLNEPAVLHAIKARYAQLNIYTYSGIVLIATNPFDRVDQLYSQDMIQAYAKRRRGELEPHLFAIAEEAYSLMKNSTQNQTIVVSGESGAGKTVSAKYIMRYFATVEQSNLVGSGGSLNPIEMSETEKKILATNPIMEAFGNAKTTRNDNSSRFGKYLEILFDKDTSIIGARIRTYLLERSRLVFQPAAERNYHIFYQLLAGVPEDLKMKLKLTNIEDYHYLNQGGESKIAGIDDKEEYKLTTDALLLVDISKETQKELFTILAALLHIGNIEIKKARTDAALSSDDESLQIACELLGIDAFAFAKWITKKQIITRAEKIVSNLNYGQAVVARDSVAKFIYSALFDWLVQNINNVLCNPEVSNEIYSFIGVLDIYGFEHFEKNSFEQFCINYANEKLQQEFNQHVFKLEQEEYVKEEIKWSFIEFNDNQPCIDLIENKLGILSLLDEESRLPAGSDETWTQKLYQTLDKPPTNRVFSKPRFGQTKFVVSHYALDVTYDVEGFIEKNRDTVSDGHLEVLKNSKNSTLLAILETIDRNAAKLADQQEAKKKQSSSARVVNRKPTLGSLFKQSLVELMTTINSTNVHYIRCIKPNESKEAWQFDNLMVLSQLRACGVLETIRISCAGFPTRWTYNEFALRYHLLVPSTHWTKIFATETTEEEINELCKDILGTTVTDKEKYQLGNTKIFFKAGMLAYLEKKRTDKLNSSSTMIQKKIKGIYYRRRYLEITGSLRKFQSVAKGIILRAHVDHEFKTWAAILLQSFLRGSSMYRKTQEQLNSIIRTQSLFRRQLACRELRARREIESAIKIQKKIRAFKPRKSYVHYKKSTIVVQSLVRRRFAKRQLDVLKQEAKSVNHLKEVSYKLENKVIELTESLAAKVKENKDLNARIKELQTSLNESAHFKELLKAQKEEHIRSLDEQNDTHTLAYDAISSRLAAAKKEIDDARLEIEQLKTRQEELKADVKAKIDELSKVRQDLADSTTQNSDLSNEVSSLKEEIARLHTAIRNAPTSGTLSPIKSKRISSYSGLDTSGSPKQWNVVSINNGGLEEETRSIMSQLSQINDELYKLLNDDRPLTTEIVEGLLKSGKIPQPGFAANLTRKEVLYPARVLIIILSDMWRLGLTEQSERFLAEVLSTIQTLVTNLKGDNVIINGAFWLTNVRELYSFAIYAHDSILNDNAYIKDLNEDEYKQYVTLVSVLKDDFESLSYNIYNIWLKKLQKELEKRAVSAVVMSQSLPGFIVPESSAFLPKIFSSSSSYKMDDILTFFNTIYWSMKAYHVETEVYREVIMSLLKYVDSICFNDLIMKRNFLSWKRGLQLNYNVTRLEEWCKVHHIPEGSDCLEHMLQASKLLQLKKANMEDINIIWEICSSLKPAQIQKLISQYSAADYEVPIPQEILSFVAERVKRESALSNDGKSAPHSNDIFLPVATGSFADPFSQIEPREINKIEAHIPAWLNLPISRRVVELITENVSAQESQAQDLE
- the SNC2 gene encoding SNAP receptor SNC2 (similar to Ashbya gossypii ADR355C), with protein sequence MSSSVPYDPYVPPEGTNSQSKAAVLKAEIDDTVGIMRDNINKVAERGERLTSIQDKADNLAVSAQGFKRGANRVRKQMWWKDVKMCMCLFLVVVILLVVIIVPMVVHFS
- the SCD5 gene encoding Scd5p (similar to Ashbya gossypii ADR356C), coding for MSFDWLNVPGMGVDDKYQDSVGAAPPPPSVSFNFGDDTTNLDRNAQSAENRTNGQDPPTHKSPKPMVQNYNQGGSSNSLNMVRDDVSSNALQGSMSRSGNMSDTQLVSYVETPEDLRVPLSLSANQLDQNEFKTYKRWYNYLSSKRRSTSIRLEEDIFTFLANFCISDMIKERIKCIFRTCQMSVSMGQFFAILRTVSHALQSNSLPTRKLIIVKAPVPNPKSILSMEAGQETYEEVEEDPKYDIDNKVDFDSFASLLLTGKTVRKNIRRKINKRSGKVKKVTFSENLVTFHEERHLEDEGTCFDEKSREKNGDERRENASPSGDEPLDFSLPMDQLLKKMAVRKKNNTALVSEPPSQPETAEEMEELADMRDSLNHFKHIQTADNVTLGGFANQFMSSMGTQSLDDLNGAAVIEPLKPTATGSANYLFRSQMSNNVDPLEGQQVLERLNPTATGSANRLFRTQMEAMMMPGHLNSVNSQQHQHQHQQQQQQQQQQQQQQQQQQQQQQQQHHQQHQQNFVPLKPTATGSANYLMKQQFSPPINTTHPATVITTPSLQIQDSGHITAPSSIGGPPSELQAPKHSPQNANNMLNVMNGPVPCYISPQNSNGMLNVPDPNSGKYFNPPFQSPVSPNLTPQHTSQVHYQSAGPPPRANPYLIAHPQPQYSQGFVPNIATPQHNSRIFSAGHYLTPQQTFSPPSLHSQSQQHTNPLLQPHPLGNSTPANPPPSRDILGDLRALQQQVDSIHNAYNRR